The nucleotide window CAAAAAACAGGTATCATTCCCGGATGGTTCCCAGTGATGCACTCTCCACCATTGGGAGTTACAATAAAGGTATTCTCAATTCCCACCATGCCAATACCTTCAATTCCTTTTTTAGGCTCCACTGCAAACACCATTCCCTCCTGGAGGGGTTGGTCGAATTTTTCGGCAATAACCGGAAGCTCATCAATCCACAAACCTATTGCGTGTCCTAAGAATTTCACTTTACGGGGTCCGAATCCCATGAAGTTTTCCAGAAATTCCTCATCAAGGTTATCCATTATCTGACCATATATCCTGGAGGGAATTGCACCGGGTTTCAGCATTCTGGATATATCATTCTGGATTTCCACACACCTCTGGTGGGCTTCCAGGGCAGGTTCAGGTAATGTGCTGCCGTACATGTAGGTCATGGTCTTATCGGTGTTGTATCCATTAACAGCGCACCCAACATCTACAAATACCAGGTCACCTTTTTCAAGTTTCCGATGACGGCTTCCTAAGACTGGTGCTGCCGGGCTTAATCCACGAGTTCCACTGGCACCGTCAAAATAGGTGGGGTAGATGGAACTATCACCAAAACCAACATGGCCCACCACCATCTCATTATCAAACATCCCAAAACGGGTTAATCCATCATGTCCCTCTTCTACCAGGACCGAGAATAGTTCAACAGCAAGATCAGCTTCACTCATCCCTTCACGTAGCATTTCAGGCGCCAGGTCCTCCAGGACGTGCTGGTGGATCTTTCCAGACTTCCGCATGAAGGAAAGCTCGTAGTTGCTTTTAACTGCCCGGACACCAGCCAACTGCAAATCAACAGAGCGAAATTCATTAAAAGGAAAATGTTTAGTAAAACGCTGATACA belongs to Methanobacterium sp. Maddingley MBC34 and includes:
- a CDS encoding Xaa-Pro aminopeptidase (PFAM: Metallopeptidase family M24; Creatinase/Prolidase N-terminal domain), which encodes MEKVPLSQLEGRIRSFKTMMDASTPEWEMAVIFSKINQYYFTGTMQDGMLIIPREGDPTFWVRRSYHRAQDESLFPFIQPMRSFRDARRDIKTLPDTVYLETEVVPLAMYQRFTKHFPFNEFRSVDLQLAGVRAVKSNYELSFMRKSGKIHQHVLEDLAPEMLREGMSEADLAVELFSVLVEEGHDGLTRFGMFDNEMVVGHVGFGDSSIYPTYFDGASGTRGLSPAAPVLGSRHRKLEKGDLVFVDVGCAVNGYNTDKTMTYMYGSTLPEPALEAHQRCVEIQNDISRMLKPGAIPSRIYGQIMDNLDEEFLENFMGFGPRKVKFLGHAIGLWIDELPVIAEKFDQPLQEGMVFAVEPKKGIEGIGMVGIENTFIVTPNGGECITGNHPGMIPVF